TCCGCGTTTGAAATTCTGCATCGCTGTAAATGTAAACGTCGCATCGAAGTCCGTGGGCTGCTGACCGACGATGCGCGATGCAGAGGGACACTCGGAGTCCATACCTAATTGCTGTCGTGACGGCATATTAAACGTTGTGTGGGACGGGGGCTCACGGTTCTGGGTCTCTTACAGCAGACGCCCGAAAAAGTCGTGATTCTGTCGAAACTATCGCTGATACGCTGATAATCTACGACTCTCCCGGCTCCGAACGGCGAATATTGCGACAACACCCGAATATTGCGACGACACCTATCGTTGCGTGTACAAGTCACCAGCATCCGATCGCACGACAGGGGGCAATCGGATGCGCAATCAGTTGCAAACGCTACTCGCTGATTTCTTGGAGACAACCCTGCCCGGATACCATACTGATCGAAGCGAATCCACCGAAACGAACCTACAGGACGACGCTGGGTGCGCGCACAGGATCCAGCGCCAATCTATGCACATTATTGCATATTCGAGCAGAGTCTATGCCAACAATCTACACGGCGATGGTCTCTCGCAACGCTTTTGTCGGTCGACTGTGGACCGTTTATATGGCGAAAGACGGTTCCACACAGGGATCCTTTTCGGAGAAACTTCGGGTGCCAGAGGCGTTGACGTTCGACGATGTGTTGCTCCGACCGATGGAGAGCCGAGTCGAACCCGACACCGCCGACGTCTCGACGCGCGTCTCGAGGAACGTCGAGTTGAACATTCCCATCCTCTCGGCGGCGATGGACACCGTCACCGAGGCGGGGATGGCGATCGGGATGGCGCGTGAGGGCGGTCTCGGCGTTCTGCACCAGAATATGCCGCAGGAGTACCTCATCGCCGAGATCGAGCGCGTCAAGCGAGCTGACGAGCTCGTGATCCGACGGGAGAACGTCGTCACGGCGAGCCCGGCACAGACCGTCCGCGACGTCGACGAGATGATGGAGCGTGAGGGCGTCTCCGGTGCCCCGGTCGTCGACGAGGACGACACCGTCCTCGGGATCATCTCCGCGACTGACGTCCGCCCGTATCTCGAGGTCGGCGAGACCGACGAGGTCCGCGAGGCGATGACCGACGAGGTCATCACGGCCGGTCGCGAGGTCGGCGCGCGCGAAGCGCTCGAACTGATGTACGATCACAAGATCGAGCGCGTGCCGATCGTCGACGAGAACGATCGCCTCGTCGGGCTCGTCACGATGCAGGGGATCCTCCAGCGACGCGAACACGAGAACGCGGCCCGCGACGAGGACGGTCGACTCCGTGTCGGCGTCGCTGTCGGTCCGTTCGATACCGAGCGCGCCCTCGCTGCGGACGAGGCCGGTGCAGACGTCCTGTTCATCGACTGCGCACACGCGCACAATCTCAACGTCCTCGACAACGCTCGCGACATCAAATCGTCGGTCGAGGCGGACGTCGTCGTCGGCAACATCGGAACCCGCGAGGCGGCCGAGGCGGCGGTCGACTTCGCCGACGGGCTGAAAGTCGGGATCGGCCCCGGTTCGATCTGTACCACGCGCGTCGTCTCTG
This DNA window, taken from Halobellus sp. LT62, encodes the following:
- the guaB gene encoding IMP dehydrogenase, with the protein product MAKDGSTQGSFSEKLRVPEALTFDDVLLRPMESRVEPDTADVSTRVSRNVELNIPILSAAMDTVTEAGMAIGMAREGGLGVLHQNMPQEYLIAEIERVKRADELVIRRENVVTASPAQTVRDVDEMMEREGVSGAPVVDEDDTVLGIISATDVRPYLEVGETDEVREAMTDEVITAGREVGAREALELMYDHKIERVPIVDENDRLVGLVTMQGILQRREHENAARDEDGRLRVGVAVGPFDTERALAADEAGADVLFIDCAHAHNLNVLDNARDIKSSVEADVVVGNIGTREAAEAAVDFADGLKVGIGPGSICTTRVVSGAGMPQITAVAQVADVATSEGVPVIADGGIRYSGDAIKAIAAGADAVMLGSYFAGTDEAPGRVITMNGKKYKQYRGMGSVGAMKSGGGERYLKDADEEEEDFVPEGVEAATPYKGTLASELHQLVGGMRSGMGYVGAETIPGFKERAEFVRVSSAGQTEGHPHDVMITDEAPNYSPDEN